The following DNA comes from Occultella kanbiaonis.
AGCATCACACTGCGTCCCGCGGAACTACTGAACCCGGACGGCTCCATCGATCCGCGAACCCAGGGCTGGGGGCCCGTCTATCACCGGGTCAGCACGGCCGAGTCCCCGCTGACCTGGCATCCGCAGTACATGTATAACGGGCTGCGCTACCTGGAGATCGAAGGGCTGGACCAAGCACCGGCGCCCGATTCCGTGCGTGGCACGGTGATCGCCGCGGCGGCCGAGCCTGCCGGTGAGTTCCACTGTTCCGACGAGCGGCTCAACTCGACCCACCGGATCATCAAGCGTGCCGTGACGTCCAACATGTACTCGATGTTCACGGACTGTCCGCAGCGCGAGAAGCTCGGCTACCTGGAGCAGCTGCACCTGGCCTTCGACACGCTCCACTGGAACTATGACGTCGGCGCCCTCCTCGAGAACACGCTGCAGATCGCTCGGGAGGCCCAGGCGGAGTCGGGTCACCTCGGGCTGTACGTACCGGAATGGGACCCGTTCCCCGATCCGTGGCGCGGTGACGTCAACTTCGGTGCGGCGCTCGTATTCGTGCCCTGGCAGCTCTACCGGGCCTATGGTGACGACAAGATCCTCCGCGCCACCTATTCGGCCTCGGTCCGCTGGGTGGAGCACGTCCTCGCCTGCAGAACCGACGGCGTGATCGAGTACGGCCTGGGTGATTGGGACGGCCGCGAGCCACGGCACGTGCCGCTGGTGGCCACCGCTACCCTCGCTCGGGCCTGCACAGTTCTCGCGGCGACGGCGGCGATCATCGGCGACGACGCGGACCGGGCCCGGTGGGAGGCCCAGGCCGACGAGCTCCGGGCGCTCCTCGCCGCCCGCTTCGTCACGCCGGACGGGACTGTCGGGGACGGGACCGTTGCCGAGCTGGCGGTCGCGCTCCAGACCGGAGTGGTTCCCGAGCCCCGCGTCTTCGCCGCCCGTGAGGCGCTCGCGCAACGCATCGTTGCGGACGACTTGCGGCTGGACGCTGGGGAGGTTGCGATGGCCGCACTGCTCGAGGTGCTGGCCGACGCCGGCCGGCATGACCTGATTCACGCCATCACCGTCCAGGATCGCCATCCGGGCTACGGCTATCAGCTGCGCCACGGCGCCACCTCTCTCACCGAGACGTGGGACGGGCCTACGTTCGGGTTCAGCCAGAACCACTTCATGAACGGCGTCATCGACCACTGGTTCTTCGCGCACCTGGTCGGCATCCAGCAGTCGGCGCGCTCAGTGGGCTACCGCGAGCTGGCGATCCGGCCGCAACCGGTGCCTGGAGTGACCTCGGCCGAGGCGTCGCATTGGACGCCGGCCGGCGAGATCTCGGTCGCCTGGACGCTGGACGGCGCCCAGTTCACCATGACGGTCAGGACGCCTCCGCAGGTGCGCGCCACCGTCGAACTTCCCGACGGTACCTCGACCGTTCTCGAAGGGTCGCTGAACACCGTCGGCTGCACTGTGGACGGGCACGAGCACGCGGTGACCTAATCCTGCGGCTCACCGCGGAGCCGTCGTCTCGATGCCCGAGGGCGGATCTCCGTCGGGTGAGCGGCGGGGTCGGTGGTGACGCCCTATCATCAGCCGGATGGCCACGCTCAAAGAGATCGCACGCCGGGCTGGGGTCTCGGCCTCTGCGGTCTCCGCCGTGGTCAACGGGACAACACACACCCGAGTGAGCGCTGGGACTCGTGCGCGTATCGAGGCGGTGATCGCCGAGGTCGGGTACGTGCCCAACGATGCGGCGCGGGCGCTACGGCGGCAGCGGGCGGGCACCATCGCGGTGGTCGTCGAAGGGCTCGAGAACCCGGTCTACAAGGAGTTACTCCTCGGCATCTACGAGGCGGCCGAAGCTCGCGGTTGGGCCGTGGTGCTCGGCGACGCGGCCTGGATGCGCTCCGGCAGCCACTTCCTCGCTCGTCTACTCGGCCAGGGATCGATCGACGCGATCCTGCTGCGCCATGAGGGCCTGATCGACGGGGAAGTGCTGGGCCACCTGCGCGCACACCCGACGCCCGTGGTGCTGCTGGAACAGCAGTCCGACCCGCACTACCCCTGGGTCGCCGTCGATGATCTGCTGGCCGGCCGGATGGCGACCGAGTTCCTGCTTCAGGCTGGTCACACCGACGTGCGATTCGTGGGCGGCCGCGACGAGAGCCAGACCTCCTCCGCACGGTACGAGGGCTATGTCACGGCGATGAAGCAGGCCCGGCGGCGACCTCGGGCGGGCCTTTTCACCGGGTTCGGTATCGAGGCGGGCACGCTCGGCTTCGGTGCGATCCGATCCGGTGGCACATTCCCCACCGGTGTCGTCGTCAACAACGTGATGTCCGCGGCCGGTCTGTTGGCGGCGGCGGCGGACGACGGGGTCGATGTGCCGAGCCAACTATCCGTGGTGGGCATCCACGACGCCGAGATCGCCGACATCGTGAGGCCGCGGCTGACGACCGTGCGGTTGCCGATGCGCGCGCTCGGCGCCCATGCGGTCGAGCAGGTCGCGGCGCTGCTTGAGGGCGTGCCCACGGCCCTCGGCGTCACCACCGAGGAGCGGCCCAAGCTCATCGTCCGCGCATCCACCGCGCCGCCCTCGCGCTGACCGGCCGAACCCTCGACCGCGCCCAGTTCGAAGCACACCGTTCGCCGCAGGCCTTGACCCGCGACAGCGCTGTCGCCTACGTTGACGCAACGACACGTCATGGTTGACGAAGGGGCTCCGCAGCCCGTCGCATATCGGAAGGATCACCGTTGACCTCCACCTACAGCCGAACGGACCGACGAAGTGCCTCCTCAAGGACCGCGTCCCGTCGGTTCCACGCGATGGCCGCGGGCGCAGTCGCGCTGGCTCTCGTCGTGACGGGCCTACCGTCGGTGCCGGTCGCCGCGGATGAGATGTCGGATCTAGGCGGACTGCTCGACCTTGCCCGCCCGGAGCTCGCGCCGGTGGCGGCACGCCTCGCCGCCGGGGATGAGGCAGGGGCTGCCGATGAGCTCCAGGCGCACTTTGCGAACCGCACCGGCATCGAGCTTCCGGTCTCAGGGTCGGGAATCGGCGACGCAACCGCCGACGAACTCGCGGCGGGGACCTTCCGGTTCGGTGCCGAGACCCGAGACTTCTACAACGACGCGGAGCAGCGGATCGACGTCGACTGGCAGGACCCCTGGGGTGGGACCGCGGAAGCCCCGGGCGGCGCGCAGGTCCTGATGAGCGATCTCTCGTTCATGGGGAAGCTGACGCGCGCCTACCAGAACGAGGATGACCCGCAGCTCCGGGCGACGTATGCGGCCGCCTGGATGGACATCTCACTGGACTTCTTCGCCGACAATCCGACCTGGGCGACCAACCGGAACCTCTCGGGCGCGAAGCGGCTGTCACAACTCGTCGCGGCATTCGCGGTGTTCCGGGCGGAGCCGACCATCGAGGCGAGCGATCTCACCGCGTACCTCATTGGTGTGCACGCCACGACGGATCATCTCGTGGGCGCTCTGCAGCGCCACGTCGGAAACAACTGGTACCTGTCGATGGCCCGCTCCATCTACCTGACGGCGATCTATCTTCCCGAATTCTCGGCATCGTATTCGTGGGAGTGGTTCGCCGTACGCTCCGTCGAGCGGTTCATGCGTGCCTACATCAAGGGCGACGGCGTATACCGGGAACCGGCATTCAACTACCAGGCGTACGTCGCGGACCTGCTCAACACCCTGCTCGAGGTGGCGCATGCCAACGGGCGAACGCTTCCAGATCC
Coding sequences within:
- a CDS encoding alpha-L-rhamnosidase, whose translation is MPPDQHGAWITSAAWQQDPDGPLPVLARAFQVAGQPSDATLSIAGLGVYCARIAGRRVTSALLEPGYTDYRIRTEWVAHDVTELLTAGRNVLSIDLGPGCYRSMPAGDRWTKIHTDFGDLGACAVLEWHDATGTHHLATDLTWHATLGPVRRANWVGGEDYDAHHLADLTTVENWPNAVGARMPSGLALTRKQIPPLERVEELPTVALTEPAPGVYVADFGVNFAGWVELDLPARTSITLRPAELLNPDGSIDPRTQGWGPVYHRVSTAESPLTWHPQYMYNGLRYLEIEGLDQAPAPDSVRGTVIAAAAEPAGEFHCSDERLNSTHRIIKRAVTSNMYSMFTDCPQREKLGYLEQLHLAFDTLHWNYDVGALLENTLQIAREAQAESGHLGLYVPEWDPFPDPWRGDVNFGAALVFVPWQLYRAYGDDKILRATYSASVRWVEHVLACRTDGVIEYGLGDWDGREPRHVPLVATATLARACTVLAATAAIIGDDADRARWEAQADELRALLAARFVTPDGTVGDGTVAELAVALQTGVVPEPRVFAAREALAQRIVADDLRLDAGEVAMAALLEVLADAGRHDLIHAITVQDRHPGYGYQLRHGATSLTETWDGPTFGFSQNHFMNGVIDHWFFAHLVGIQQSARSVGYRELAIRPQPVPGVTSAEASHWTPAGEISVAWTLDGAQFTMTVRTPPQVRATVELPDGTSTVLEGSLNTVGCTVDGHEHAVT
- a CDS encoding LacI family DNA-binding transcriptional regulator, producing the protein MATLKEIARRAGVSASAVSAVVNGTTHTRVSAGTRARIEAVIAEVGYVPNDAARALRRQRAGTIAVVVEGLENPVYKELLLGIYEAAEARGWAVVLGDAAWMRSGSHFLARLLGQGSIDAILLRHEGLIDGEVLGHLRAHPTPVVLLEQQSDPHYPWVAVDDLLAGRMATEFLLQAGHTDVRFVGGRDESQTSSARYEGYVTAMKQARRRPRAGLFTGFGIEAGTLGFGAIRSGGTFPTGVVVNNVMSAAGLLAAAADDGVDVPSQLSVVGIHDAEIADIVRPRLTTVRLPMRALGAHAVEQVAALLEGVPTALGVTTEERPKLIVRASTAPPSR